The segment GTCTCTCACAGTCTAGACTTCGGCTCTACGAGTGAGACGAAGCGGGATCTGGTAGCGACGATCGCTGCGACGATTGCTTTCGCCTGCATTCACAACAACGACCGTGTCGGGCTCATGCTTTACACCGACCGTGTGGAGCGCTACATCCCTGCAGGTCAGGGTCGTAAGCATGTGCTACAGCTCATTCGTGAGATCCTGACTTACCGCCCTGAGCGTCACTCTACACAGATCTCCTCTAGCTTAGAGATGCTTTCACGAGTAGTCAAGAAGCGCTGCTCAGCCTTTATCGTGAGTGACTTCATCACCGACCAACCGACCGATGCGGAGCGCGCCCTGATCCAGCGCACGGCTCGTCGACACGACCTGCTGGCGATACGAGTCGTGGACAGACGTGACTACGACCTCTCGGCTATGGGCCTGACCCTCGTGCATGACTTGGAGACGGGCGCGAGTCGCTACGTAGACACCTCGTCGGAGCGACTTCGTGAGCAGTAT is part of the Porphyromonas asaccharolytica DSM 20707 genome and harbors:
- a CDS encoding DUF58 domain-containing protein, producing MQDLLRKVRRIEIKARGLSQNILAGQYRSAFKGRGMAFSEVREYYVGDDVRDIDWNVTARYAQPHVKVFEEERELTIMLLVDVSHSLDFGSTSETKRDLVATIAATIAFACIHNNDRVGLMLYTDRVERYIPAGQGRKHVLQLIREILTYRPERHSTQISSSLEMLSRVVKKRCSAFIVSDFITDQPTDAERALIQRTARRHDLLAIRVVDRRDYDLSAMGLTLVHDLETGASRYVDTSSERLREQYAVNYTTFAAEWERLMRESGIDHAIAETGEDIIPVLSQLFRKRI